The DNA segment AAAAGTTATGGACAGAcaatccttaagtttgaattacacgttcaaaagttaaggacatgcagtccttaactttgagtttaaAGTTCAAAGGTTAAGGATTGTTTGTCCTTAACTTTACAAAATTTAAGGAtaggagtccttaagtttgacatGCAGGTTCAAAAATTTAGGAcatacagtccttaactttgtgtttaaagttcaaaagttaaggacaattggtccttaactttgaatttgaagttcaattacaCTTAGTCATGAACTAATACTAACAAACTCAATGGACAAATCAACACTTgagagaaacaaagaaattaaTAACATGATGCCTTgatattacttttgaaattgtaatTTTGCATAGCTGTGACAAAAAATTATGCTAAGCAAACAAAATATAAGTGACTTTTGAGGAATTTACAGAATATTTCAGAAGTTTTCTAAACTTGCAGAATTCATATAGATTCTTTACAGCAATTTTATACAAAAGATCAGCCACAACTAACTTTCTTTACAACTAAACTACAACCCCTTTGGACATCAAGTTTCATTTTCACTCTCATAATCATCGCCAACATTTTCTGGTGGTGTATCATAACCAGAATTTCTTTTCCACTCACCATGTGCCCAAAGATTTGCGGCAAGTTCTTTTCTAAAGTCTTTTATGTCTTCAGGTTGGAATTTCTCCACATCCTTTCCAATCATCAACAACTCCACATATTTGATCAGGAATACACCACAATCAGTCCTAAGAAAAATGTAAGATATGcagtgaataacaataaatctAAAGTACATATAAATAATATAACAAATAACAACACGTACGATCCAGAGTAGTGTGGTGATCTTTGCCACTGAATATCAAATTTGTTGAAGGCATTTCCAAAAGACTTGTGATGTTTGTCAAACTGTGAGAACTTTAGCAAGTGGGGGATCATGTGTTCATATATTTCCATGTGATTCATTCCTGCCTCATATGGCTCATTATATATGGAATCGTATACATCAATCTTTTTCTGATTCAAGTCCAATACCCTCAAAAGAAAGTGTGTCACAACATTATCATCTTCTGAAGGAAGCCGACATGGAAAAAAGATTTTGTCAACCTCTGAACAAGCAATTCCACATCTACGACTGTCCCCTCATACATATGGTGTCAGAAACAACTAATTATCACCAGCACACCAAAAGTCATCAGTAGCATCTTCACTGAAATCCTTATACACAAACACCATATAGTTATCAAAAAGAATATCAGTAGTTGTGCAACGAAAAGGATGGTCGCGAGGGTGGTATCACTCCTTCTTTCTCAGATAATATAGGGCAATGTCAATATGCTTcataaaaaggcaaaaaataaaatgaatccatcagtcataaaataattataaagtgataaattaagaataaagaaaataaatgccTTGCGAATTATCTAACCTTATCATCAAGTACAAAGCTACTATCTGAAAGCTCAAGGAAGaacattttgctactgattttttgaTGATACAATTTGTATGGATTCTTTCTCACACCATTATTATCAGCATATATATTAGTTTGtcccctgaaaattttaaaaatatcagAGTTAGAAGTTAGTCCTGAACTTAGCCTTTCAAGTTGAAAaattaaggacaggcagtccttagttttgaattacaggttcaaaagctaaggacacttggtcctgaagtttgagtttcaagttgaaattagacttacaagtttaaaagtttaggacactttgtccttaactttgagttcaaagttcaaaacttaatgactatctgtccttaactttgagtatcaagttcaaaattaaagacaagagtccttaagtttgacttgcaggttcaaaagttaagaacatgcagtccttaactttgaattacaggttcgaaagttaaggacacatggtcctgaactttgacttacaaTTTCAAATGAtcaggacacttagtcctgaactttgatttccaagttgaaaagttaaggacacttgctccttaactttgattttaaaattcaaaagttaaggacacttggtcctaaacttagACATACAATCACAGAAGTTAATTTAGCAATTTCAATATCAATACTGAAATACATTAAGGTACTTACTCTGTTTTGCGACCTCTCCTTTTCTTCTTGCCCAACCGCACAATGAATTTCTTCAATAATTTTGCATCATCTGTGGCATAATGAAAAATACACCTATGAGTATATGTTGATTTTATCCATCCTGAACTCTTGGGAGTATTTTGATTGTCTTCCATCGATGTTCCTGTTTTTCTTTCCTGATCAAAAAGAGATTTCAACTGCCAACTAAGCTTCTTGTTCCTTTTACCTCGACCAAGCTCTTATTCAACATTTCCTTCAACTCCATAGATAAACCCCCATCAATGCTCATTTGTGTACTTGGAGGAGTAGGAGTAAGAATAAAAAAAGACGGACCATCATAACCAATActatctctctttcttttcctcgTATATTGGTTAAGAGCTTCATAATTGTTTTCCTCTACAAgaaacactatatatatatatatatatatatacctcgaGTCGTCAAATGAAGAGACAAAATTTCAATTATGAATATAATATTTAGGACACAATCAATACCTGTCTTCTTCACACTGCCTTCTTGTGTTTTTTCAACAGACAATTCAGCTAACATATTGCTTGCatcattttctttatcttccaacTGCACATTTTCTTTATCTTGCAATTGTTCTCCATGTTCTTCAGTTGCAAGTTCACAAGATTCTGCAGAATATTTACAAGAGCTAACACAATTAGTACTTGTTACTAATCTTTGATTAAAACAAACAtgtataaaatttaaaaaaatactgTCTAACCGTTTGCAATAGTCAAGATCATCCCAATTAAATCATTATCTTCACTAACATTTTCTTGGGTTCAAATATTGTCGGTAAGAGAGGGAGGTGTAGAGAGATCACATGTTCCATCTATGCATTTGGAAATAATCTCACTTCTGCTTGTTCCTTCGGTATTTTCTACGTCTTGAGATTGTACTCCACTTTTCTCTTGATACTCCACTCCAGCTTCTTCCCTTGCAGCTTCAAAAGATTCTGTAACATTTGCAATTAATACCCATTCTAATAATTCACTAAAACAAATATTCAATATATAATGAAAATTTTATCTAACCTTGATTGGCACAAGTTTGAACTCCAAATTTCTCTTTATATGACAGAGGTGTAGACAAATCATATGTTCCTTCTAAGCATTTGCATACAATCTCACTGACACTTGTTCCCAATGGACTTTCTAAATCCTCCTGAGATTGCAATCCACATTTACAAATTTTTTCTGTTACTCCTGTCTCATTTGGATTTTTCTGGTCTTGACATTCTCCTACATCTTCAACTTCCACTCCATCAATAGATTCTACAAATATTTGTAATCACAAAAAAGTTTCTATGTATTACGCTATTGAATATAAATTTcaatgaaaaaaaattcaaaatctataTCTAACCTTTCCCAATATCAGTGACGTTCTCAGTTTCATCATCTAGATATGCATCTCTAAAATCGCTTTCATACTGAACTTCTGCATGCATATCCATATCATCACGTTCATCACCACCTGCATCTTTATTGATTGTAACAGTAGGCTATGTACTACGACAATGATCATCAACTCCATCTTTAGTAATTGGAACACTAGATTCTCTTTCTATGTTCCTTTCATCAGGTTTCACATAAATCTTCAACAAAGTATCAAGCTTTGTTCCTAGACTTTTCTTTAAATCCTGAGAAAGAAAGTAAGTTAGAtagttaaggacaggtagtcctaaACTTCAAGTTACAAGTAAAGAAGTTAAGGACATACAATCCTTAACTTAGAgtaacaagttcaaaagttaaggacatgacaTCAGTCCTTAACATTGAAttccaagttaaaaagttaagaacacttggtcctgaacttcaactttcaaattgaaaagttaaggacacttgatcctgcacttcaagtttcaagttcaaaagttcaggaccacttggtcctaaacttcaagttgtaagttcaaaatttaaggacacttggtcctaaacttcaAGTTTTAAGTTCATAAGTTAAGGagaggcagtccttaacttatagttttaagttcaaaagttaaggacacttggtcctaaacttcaagtattaagttcaaaagttaaggacaagcagtccttaacttatagttttaagttaaaaagttaaggacacaaagtcctgaacttagactaactgAAATTAATGATATTACCATGATTTCATTCTCAAATTCTGATACAGCTATTTTCTGATTTATTCTAGTAACTTCAGCTTGCAGATCCTTCTTAAAACTCTCTGATAATCTCTAAATCAAAAAACATAAAAACAAAAAAGTCTTGCAAgcaaaaaataatcaaataaaaaactaATGCTATTCAAAGGCAGAAAACTTACTTTAACAATTTCCTTAAGCATGGCTTCATCAAATTGTGTGGAAGAAGGCATTGAGCTTTGATCTTCAGaaattggctcttccacactAATAGGCTCTGTATCTTCTTGAACATGAATAAATGGTGACACCTCGATCAACTTATACAACTATAATATAACAAAAAATAAACATAACTTTTCAGAactataacaaataaataaaaaaatagctAGTAATTAGATTAACTTACATTTTCATTATGGAAGTATTTTTTACATAGAGAATCATACTGTGGAGATTTCATTTCCGAATAACATTACATCCAAGGATAACCAAATTCTTGGAAGTTCACAAATTATTTTTCCTTGAAAATAGGAATTACTTCCATAATCCAAACACAAAAGGCAAAAGGAAAGCCAAGTATAGTGTAGCTATCCTTGTCTTTATATTTGTCTTTCTCTTTCTCATTCTCATTCTCATTCGGCTTCAAACAACTCTTCAATGATTTTAGTAAAGTTTCATAAGAAAGAGAGCACCGGTTGAAAAAAGACCAGAGTTCATCATCGTCTACAATTTTCATTATCTGCTCGGACACATTCCTATTCTTCCTCTTGCCCATcaaaacagattcaacaaaataaattATTGCCAAATTCACAGCATCATCATCGCTGCCTACAAATTATGCAGTTGTACCATGTGGGTGACTggtaataaaattaaacaaatcaCCCAACTCAACTCTATCCTTTCCGGGGAAATAAATTTTCGAAAGCCTATTCTCTTTTTCATGTAAACCTTTTATGTCTGGTGAGGAATAACACTTTAAACCAGTAATTATATGAAATGCGTCACGTGTAAACTTAATTTCACGGTCAAAAACCTTGAATGTCATCGAATCAGGGCCATTATTTACAATTTCTGAAAGCAATACACAGTGAATAAGTTTACCACATAACTTCACACTTTCTAATCGTAAAAAGTTTCCGAAAATACCATCCCTCAACTTCTTCCACTGTCTGTTTGACAAAAAACTTTTGATTGTTTTCTTATACTGTAAATCTCCTTTCCAATAGATCATAAAATTACGCCAAACATCAAAATCGAACATACGATCTCCTTCCATTATCACAcgacaaagaaggaaaaagaaaataaagattagGACTTACAGTTAATTGGAGggacttggtccttaacttcaagtttcaagtaaaAATGTTAAGGACAAACAGTCCTTAACTtaaagtttcaagttgaaaagttaaggacaataggtcctgaacttcaaattcggagttcaaaagttaaggacacttggtccttaacttcaagtttcaagttaaaaagttaaggatagacagtccttaacttatagtttcatgttgaaaagttaaggacagacaatccttaacttatagtttcatgttgaaaagttaaggacacttggtcctgaacttcaagtttcaagttcaaaactaAAGGACAcatggtccttaactttgaattccaagttcaaaagttaaggacacttagtcctgaacttttaattacaagttcaaaagttaaggatacttggtccttaacttagagttacaagttaaaGAGATAAGAATAGGcaatccttaacttatagttttaagtttaaaagttaaggatacttggtccttaacttagagttacaagttaaaAAGATAAGataggcagtccttaacttatagtttcaagttgaaaaattaaggacacttggtcctgaacttcaactttcaagttccaaagttaaggacacttggtccttaacttcaagtttcaagttaaaaagttaaggacacttggtcctgaacttcactttcaagttccaaagttaaggacacttggtccttaacttcaagtttcaagttcaaaagttaaggacactcagtccttaactttgagttccaagttcaaaagttaatgtCGTTTGGTTCTTATCATTTATGAACATAGttaactaaaaattcaaaaacacagTTAGCTTATGAATTCCTACGACTATATTTATGAAATGTccttacataatcaaatatattgATTGAACCACAAACACATTTCACATTTCAATACCAAAAAGTTCTGAATAACAGCATCACAAAAATACGCTACTTCTCCGACACTGAATCAACTTATAATGAtcatttttgaaatttcacaCATACTTGACACATCATTGATCGCGATTATacatatacaaaaaaaaaggaataaaagaaaaaaaattaccaGTTCGATCGTTCGATGCAGAGAAGATGacagagaagatgaagaaggagaAAGATTAACTGCAGCTCGTTTGCATGCGAGGATGATACAGATGCTGAGAACACACGAAACTTGCCCTGAAATATTCGCTCTCAAATTTTTCCTCTTCTGAATGAATAAAACAAGGGTTTGGGaatataagaattgaagaaagggTAAAACTGACTTTTTCCTATTAGTAGTGGCTTTTTTTGCTGAGCATTATAATTAGTGATAAAAATTAAAGACCCCCTTAATTAATGGCTACTACACACCATTTTTACgataaaaaaagaataagaatTACTGGGCCTAGCTCAACAGCAATCGGTTCTTTTCCAGTGGAGTGAGCTCTCTTGTACTTACCCCCAGTTGGGATGTATGTGTTTCTAGAGAACAAGGGTTTTGTGGATGAAGGAAGTTGGATACTTTTTGACTTATGAAGCCATGACAAATGTTGTTTGTCCCTTTTTATAATAAATGTGAAATGAGAACTTGATTTAGTTTTACGGATTTTGGATCGTATATCTCAACTCAAGGTTGCAACAAACTTATGGTTGCAGAAATTCCATGTTAATTTTATATAGTATTTCTCAGTCACTAAGTTGCTCTTTCTATTAACTGTGAATTGGAGTTAGTTTGTGGACTTGGGAGCATATATTCAAACTCAATGTTACAGCAATTGACAGTTTCATGAAAACATTCAAGATATGAGTTTCACACTTTTAGTTTCCCGAGGGATGGATGCCCCTTTGTATTTAGTATATGATAAAATCACTAGATGATGCAATAACAACATCTCTATTGTTGAGAGACTCTAGTTAGTAGTTATAATATCTTGAAAACTTAGTGTAAGGTGCATTAACTTAGAAATAAGAATGGTTAGCCTATGTTCATTGCATGCTTTTAAAGTGGGATTAGATAACTTCTGGTCCTTAAGATCTTGTTGATAGTGAGTTTTAATCTTTGCAGTTGATTCATCCAATAATAAATGTTAAGAACATGAAATTCTGAGTGGAGTTAGTTACTACACTTGTTCCTGTTACATCCTGAATTTTGATGCACAAGTaataattgaatatatatatatatatatatatatatatatatatatatatatatgacaaaaAGGTAAAGCTGGATTTGAAGAGGAAATGTGATGTATTGAAATATCTTGGCAATGAGTTTGAGACTCTGTTCTTTCACTTTCCTGCTGTCGACGCCAGTCTGAGTTTTATTTTTCTTAACtagtttcttttctctttctagtGCTATATCTACTTCAAATTCGTCTGGTATTACTTCTACTGTGCTTTCCGTTGTATCGTCTATTTCCTTTTGGGTAGAATAATTATAATTATTAAATCTAATTGAGGTTTCTCCTTTTGAGTTTGTATACATTAAATGCGATTCTGGCTTAAATTTTTTGGTTTTGCAAAGTCTTCTAAATTCCATTCTAGTCCAGCATATTCTTCTGGATTTATTTTAATAGGCTTTATTAGTTTTATTCCTTTATTTCCCATTACCTCGACTACATCGTCTACTTTAATTTTGAATCTTGTATTACTACTTGTTGCCATTTTTCCTATGAAACCTACACATAttaataaattattttcattGTTCATTTCTTCATATCCTTTAGTCTGTATtcctattttaatattttttccaaattctGCTAAATTTATCATAAAATCTGGGCTGATATAAAATATTCCTCCATTATTTGTCATGTCTACTTCTGTTAAACCTAGTATGGATTTCTTTTAATCTGaccatctgtcatcatatactactactAATACCTTAGTTCCTAAGTTTTTTCTAGTTAATCCTTTTAATCCGATTACTATTAATCTCATATGCATTAaattccttttatagttctttatTTGTCTTACTGAATCTGGGTTTGTTAAATTTATTGTAGCAACTTTACTTCCTATAGCTGATAATTGTTCTTCTCTGTAATGTCTATATAGTTGAGAATTATTTGAAAAATACCCTGTATTatataatatttttggatttaGTAACCTTAGTTGATTCTGCTGAAAAATCTGTATGTCTTTGTCTATATCTATTATTTTATCTAGTTTCTGATTGTCATCTTGTTTTTTTCTAGTTATGATTCTTGCTAAAATATTATTACCTATTCTATTATCTGAAAAACTTACTCTTGATCTTTCTTCGTTTCTCCCACCTGGAAGAAAGTCCATTTTTGtggttttcttattttaattctATCTTTTTGTGGTGTTATTTCAACTCTTTTTAATTGTTCTATTAGATCGTCAACCTTTTGAATTTCTGtttttatctctttttctttaataattttatctagtttttattaatttctagaagtaatattattaaagtattattttgttttattattatttgatcTGCCTTTCCTTGAGGGATATAACTAGTTAGTCCTTCTGGGTTGGGTTGAATTCTTTCTGTAAGTTTTAATGCTTCTTCATATATTGGATCTAATTCTATATCACTCATGAAAGAGCGATTtcctttattttgtctatttcttcttttaaaacatttATCTCACTTTTTAGTACTTCTACTTGATCTGTTATTCTTTCTATTAGCCTGGTCGTTTGTATTTCTAATTCTTGAGGTTTTTCCGTAAtagctttaattaatttttctatttCGTTTTTCGTAGGTATTTTTTCTAGATTAAActtattatttaaatattgtatttttctgtctatttctagttcttgtgattttatgAAGTCTAAATTTTGTTCTAGTTTCTCTAGAGTCTTTTTCTGTTTAATTTGTAATGCTTCTACTAGTTCTAGTATTCTTattaaatttttattattttcttatgttttttctccaaaatttattatcaaatctactattgtattatattgtttgTCTTCGCTATGTAATATATGTTCTCCACTGCTAAAATTACACTTAATTACCGTATTATCTTTTACTATTCTATACTTCTTTTCTGGAtatatttttaaatctaaatatTCTAGGTTTTTTAAGGTAGCAATATTGTATATCCTAAGGGTATCCAAATTTGTCTTTTCTTAAAGAActttattctttgattttgtgaATATATTTCTCCTTCTATACTTTGTATTTCCCACTCTAAAGCTGATATAGTTTCTAAGCTAATACTTCTTTTAATTATATAACTTTGTTCTCTATTTATTTTGGAATATGATACTTCTATTTGTTTAGCTAGTTCTAGAGTTGATGATAGTAGTGTTTTAGTTCCTTTTAGTATTTTCTTTAGCTCTTCTTTTCTGACTATATCTCTTCTTAAAAGCCAATAGTTAAAGGCTATTTCTTTGGCTATAGGATGTTGTCTTAACATATGGTTTTACCCTAGTGGAAtatattttatcttatttctagttgtttgaatataatttttctccTCTTGTATTTCAATACTTGTTCTTTCTATTTCATGCAAAAAGGAAATTTTGAAAATCCTCGGTATTAAAAATATCTAATTCTAATTCTAatattcttatatattttttataatttctaATGGTCTTATAGCTAATATATATCATATGGTGACGGTAACTTATATATTTGGAGAACAATAATTGTTTCATACACTGTTTGGTCCAAGAAACTTCTTGCTCTGATACCAGAATAAAGGGGGATtaaaaaacaataaaatataaaGGGGGAGTTTTTTCAGGTAAAATAAATATTGTCTAGTAGTATATTCTTCTCCTTCTTTGAAACCTTCTTCTCTGATAGTGGGAGTAGATTGACTGATGATATCTGAATATTTCCGATATTAGGTATAGTTGTTTTCTATATTTATCTAAACAGATTCTGTTATTTTGTTCTAGGTAGATAAAATGTACTGCTAGATCTATTATAGAATAGAATCCACTATCTATGTCTATTATAAATTCTTCTAAATTTTGAGTAAGGCTTCTAGCAAAACTTTCTGGATGAGGGTAGTTGTTGCGGTTATTGGACATTAATAGTAAAAATTCTTTGCAGTTAAATCTTATATTTGTGAAAATCCTACTCGGTACTCTCTCTCTTTTATTCTATAGACTTGTAAAGTTAACATATTAGCTAAATTATGAACTGATATTATCccgtaacttttttttttactctgttcatctcttcttcccaatcgtTTAAAGATTTTACTCTTTTCTTAACTTCTATTTCTTTAACCTCACCCGGCCATAGTTAAACACTTATACCCTTCTTTATCAATTGGGTTTTAACCAGTTTTTCCTAGAAATTTACAGGTTAATCCATCATATTTGTTAAGAAATTGGGAAGTTAACCATATACTAAGAGTGTTATATAATAATTTAATGTACAAACATAGTGTTAACTAACTAATAATTATAAGAACAGTAAAATACAAACTAATTAACAATCATAAATTTAGTAAAATACAAACTGGGGTAATGTTTATCAGAAACATAATTTAGATAAAGATGAATAACTTACATGCTTATAGGAGAGAGATTTCCCTTTCGGGAAACCCGAAAACCTTACTGAAAACTTTGAAAATTACTTCGTACAAGCTGATGAACTTATTTTTCTTACAAGCTTAGAGGAGAAGGGAAAATTACTATATTATACATAGAGGTATTTTACAAAGATGGTTGAGAGTTTTTGGATAGTTTTTGATGAGAGGATGGGTTTTTTCGAATGGTTCTTGTTTTTCGAATAATTCCTTTTCTCTTCCTTCTTCTCCTTTTATGGATAGAGAGTTTGAGTCGGACTTGAAAATTGGATTTCAAAATGTTTTAGGAATCCGTCTATCAAGCTTCGCAGGGTACAACTTTGGGCCCCATCTGCACGTTGCTTTGTCGAAGATTCCTTTTTTTATGCACTATTTTAGTCCACTCAACTTTTTTGGCTTGTCTTTTAGTGTCATTGTCTTGTCACATCTTATGTCATCTTTTTATCTCCGTCTTTTAGCACAACTGTCTTCTTTTCTGGTACAAGTCTTTTCTTCGTCTTGTCTTTCTTTCCACGTTTTCATTATTGGTATGGTCTTCTTTTTGTATTGTTGGTCTTGTTCTTTGCCCTGTTCTGATGGTTTTATGTATCTAGATTATGGATGGCTTCTGAGTCGAAACTCATACCAGAATCATAATCATTCGGGTCTGGGGCATCTTGATAATTTAGATAGTCATTAGTTTCTTCAGAACTTTGTTCCCTTCCTGAATTTAATCTCGGACTTGGACTTGGACTTGGTTCCGTTATAGGACTTGGACTTGGACTTCTTGGACTGAGACTTGGATTTTTAACTATATGCTtgtcttgttcttctttttcttagaAAAAATTCTCTAATGTctgtttaattattttttttattttctcatttttttccctttttgatatCACTCCCTTTTTCTTTAGCATTTCTCCTTGCGTTAAGGTCTTTGGTAATCTTCTTCTTGATGAACCTTCATCTTCACTTTTTGGCAAAGTGACAGCCATCAACGGATTTGATTTGTCTTTACCGGTTACCGTTTGAACCGGACTAGCTGTATCACTATCCGATACAGTGGATCTTACTGCATTCATTGGGGAATGCACACCCGTCTCATCCATTTTTGTTTGAGATGGAGAACTCTTAGGACTGTTCATTTCTGAATCTGGTTGTGGTATAATCTGAGTCTGCGAGGTTGTCTGTGATTGTGTTAACTCGAACTTCAATGCTTGTATCCTGTGTTCTAATACCTTTACTTGCTCGATGAGCTTCGTCTTTTCTTGCGTCAAGATGTCATTCTTTTGGTTTAACCGTTTAAAAGCTTCTGTCATTGACGAGCAGTGATCGCAAAATATTATTTTACCATGGTCTTTTCGGATGTTGTATTGAGGGGTTTTTTCTGGATTTTGTCTTAGAGCTGGGGTAATATAGTAATTTGGTCCTAATACTCCTCTTGCATAATCTAATGCTTCAGTAAAATCATTAAATCCCTTAAAAAGAGGTTTTTCTATGTCTTTAATGGAATCTAATACTTCTAACCATGTCTGAAAAATACCTTTTGTTTTTCCATGTATAACTACATAATACTTAAACCTTTTGTCTTGAATTTTGTCTGTAAAATATTGGCCCAAAGTGTTAAGTGCTGCTATAAAATATTTAGTGTCTTTCTTATTATATGATATCCATAAGTTATCAATTAAGCACCTTTGGGGTCTGTCTATGACACATTTTGGTAAAATTCTAAAAGACATATTAGATGGTGGAAAAAATATAAGACTATATTTCCCAAAATTTATTCTTTCTAGATTAGTCTGTTCTAAGAAAGATTGTGGCTTAAAATGGAGATTACCTAAAACTGTTTGTAAATATTTGTCTAAGGGTGAGGCTTGAATGCCCTTCCCTTTGTCTGTAGTCTTTGAAACTGCTGGTCTCATGTTGTACATACAAAATATGTTTTGTTAATTGATCATAATTTTAAGTCTACTTAATTGATCTGCTAAATTATTATCTTTTTCTTTAATATGTTCAAAAACTAAGTTATATATTGATATAGTATCTATAAAATTTAACCATCTTCTTCTACTGCTATTTTTTGATGAAACTTTACTATTGCTTCACAATCAGTTCTAATTGTTACTT comes from the Nicotiana sylvestris chromosome 4, ASM39365v2, whole genome shotgun sequence genome and includes:
- the LOC104234163 gene encoding uncharacterized protein isoform X1, giving the protein MDMHAEVQYESDFRDAYLDDETENVTDIGKESIDGVEVEDVGECQDQKNPNETGVTEKICKCGLQSQEDLESPLGTSVSEIVCKCLEGTYDLSTPLSYKEKFGVQTCANQESFEAAREEAGVEYQEKSGVQSQDVENTEGTSRKSCELATEEHGEQLQDKENVQLEDKENDASNMLAELSVEKTQEGSVKKTDDAKLLKKFIVRLGKKKRRGRKTEGQTNIYADNNGVRKNPYKLYHQKISSKMFFLELSDSSFVLDDKHIDIALYYLRKKE
- the LOC104234163 gene encoding uncharacterized protein isoform X2 → MDMHAEVQYESDFRDAYLDDETENVTDIGKESIDGVEVEDVGECQDQKNPNETGVTEKICKCGLQSQEDLESPLGTSVSEIVCKCLEGTYDLSTPLSYKEKFGVQTCANQESFEAAREEAGVEYQEKSGVQSQDVENTEGTSRKSCELATEEHGEQLQDKENVQLEDKENDASNMLAELSVEKTQEGSVKKTVFLVEENNYEALNQYTRKRKRDSIGYDGPSFFILTPTPPSTQMSIDGGLSMELKEMLNKSLVEVKGTRSLVGS